The Triticum aestivum cultivar Chinese Spring chromosome 6D, IWGSC CS RefSeq v2.1, whole genome shotgun sequence genomic sequence TGAaatcaaacttcgtaaagtttgaccaaatttatagaaaaaatagaaacatttactataacaaatctatatgatgtgaaagtacattcaaaaataaatctaatggtattgatttgttatcgtatacgttaatatttttgtttataaattttATCaaatttacaaagcttgactttaacTAAAGCTAATAAGCGGactaaataaaaatagagggagtacctAGCCAGATCAAATCCTAACAAAGCTACAGCTTCAAATAGCATGAAAGGTAGAATTGGCGCTTGGCAGTCTCCAGCGGCACGTCCTGCTCTGTCGGTGCAAGACATGCATCTCTTCCCGCGATTCTCGGTAATGAAATTGGAGTTGCCTAGTCATGTATTTGGCCGATTGTCTGGTGGCATGGCCCAGCAGGGGTCTCATGTGTCTGTTGCTGGGGAAAATATCACATGATACCACCCTTTTAGGTGATACCATGAtacaattttaatttttttaatgtttcaaaaattctgaaaaaaattgtgGATGTTCACATCACATGAATGTACAATCCCTAAAAATTCTAGGTCGAAGTTCGAAATATACATTGAGAAACAAATAAGACAAATCCAACATGAATAGTGTCAAAAAAGACAAAAGTCAAAACGCAACTATTCACATccggatttgtcttttttgtttctcaatgcgTATTTAGAATTTGGATCTGAAATTTTTAGGGGTTGTACATTCATGTGAGATGAACATCCACAATTTTTTACATAATCTTTTAAAACACAGAAAGTTGGATGTTTTGGAATGGTATCATGGGAGCATTTGGGAGGTGGTATCTCCTGATACTCTGCCTCTGTTGCTGAGAGAGCTTATTTGTTAGTCATCCGCGGTGAAATCGAAGCCACATGCTGAGGGAGAAGCAGAGGTGGCACCCACATTGAGCTACCCGAATGCACATGACATCGGATGCAATGTTTTTTTCCTTTGTATGTTCCATGCAAAGTATAGTAAGTGACACCCCATCTTAGATGAAAATTACGAACGATTATATGCTAGGTCGCCGGGCCATTTTATCTGGGCCCGCCACCAAGTGATGTCGATGACAGAGGTAACTTTCACAGTGGTTTTCTCCTCGGTGTTGTGTGGATAGCCAAGTCGGTCAGCGTGACCTCTCTTGTAGGTGTGATGTAACAAATTTTGTCCAGTTTTCTACTAATTAGTCAGACAATTATCTTCTTCTTAATTAACGGATATATTCCTAAGGGCTCCGGTTTTAAAATAGCATGAAAGAAAACTTGAAAACAATGGATGTAGAATGTAGGCATTAATGGTCACCACAAGAAGCTAGATCCCTTGTAGGAAATTGTGTCGCTGTCCGTCGCGCGCTTGCTTCCTCTCCGGCTCTCATGTCCATGCCACTCCCTCGGCCATGGACGACGTCAGCAGTGGCGGAGGGTACCTGGTCGGCGTCCGAATCTAGATTCGACTGCGTAGGACAAGGCAGGCAGGCGTTGGGTGGAGTGACAGAGGTCTGGCAAAGCCTTGGGCGGCGGCCAGGGTGGTACAACAGCGGCAGCGAACCCTAAGAGCATGGATACATAGACAGAAGGAACGAACTGAAAAAAAATGAGGGCTTTGAATGGGGTTTTTGGGTGGCCCGGGGTTTCGGAGTCCAACGTGACGGATGTTCAGACTCCAAACCTCCCCCTCGATTTGGAGCCGGTTTATGGTGTTTCGGACGTCCGGAGCCCGGGCAGTTTGATCTGCGCTGGAGTTGCCTTTAGCAGCCGGGAGCATTTAGTTTGCAGGAACGACTTCACCTTCAGAGGAGTGCAACCTAATCTCTACAGACGTAGAAGAATTTTTAAGTAAGAGATGAACCTCTATAGATGCTGGATGCTAGCTTTCATaactggaacggagggagtaaatacgTAAGATTTTGCACTAGGGAATCACCTACTGATGTTCCCTCATAAAAAAATTGCAAGCGAGTGGATGGCACTCTGTAACTGTACGGATACGGCACACAGCACACTGAACTGGCATATATGCTGTGCAGCTGCCAACATTTTTTGAACTCCATTATTCCACGCCCCATCATGGTCTCAGGCCGCTAACTGGAGTTATGTCGTTTTAATAGCTTTGACACGTCCATCAAAATCTCGAAGTTAAATCCCTGCACACGCAAAATCTTGTCAAAATCTTGAAGTTAAATCTCTGCACACGCAAATGACAAAACTTTTGCTTTTATTCTGTTTTCCGGGTTGATTTTTTTTAGGCATTCCAGGTTGATATGAATAGAGAGAAGCCACGCTATTGGGCCATGGGTACGAATTAAGCTGAGCTATTGGGCCTTCAAGGCATCTGGGCTGCTATGGTAAAATCAACGTGGAAGCACAGAGGCAGGTATCTAATGCGCTGCTGTTTgattagtaccacctcgcccgTGCGAGCAGCACGGGCAGCTGAGAGAGCAATAAGAAGAGGCGGACGGCAACCTTTTGAAGCATACCTTTCTCGGCCTTTTGGCTAAGATCAAGTGTAGTATCTGTTCTTATCAGTTTAATATCTGATATGTGGGCCATGTCTCCACAATgatattaaatttattttttatgTGGAGGGTATCAAGTGTAGTATCTGTTCTTATCAGTTTAATATCTGATATGTGGGCCATGTCTCCACAATgatattaaatttattttttatgTGGAGGGTCCATCACAATGGCTTGCCATTGGGGCCGTCATGTGTCGCCTGGGCGTTGCACTACTGCCCAGGCTAGGCGCACCCCAACCAATACGAAGTAAACAATTTATAGTCTTCTAAGCAAATAAATTTTAGTTTTAATAGGTTACATCAATCTGTTAGATTCTTTTCTTGTTGCCAAGTGCATCAGAAAACAAGGATGGTTCAACTATTCAGATTTCATGCACATGATTTGGTTGATTATACAAGGCTATTTTATTTCAGCCATTTTGAACATAATCGAGCATACCACTGCACATTCTTAGTTCTTCAGGGTTGGACAATATAATGCCAGGTGCCTCAAAAAATAGCAAAGGCTACGTGTATTTTAAATTTGGATCTAAAATTTCAAGGATTGTAGACACATATCTTGTGAACAACCACATCTTTTTTGGAATTTTTCAAACCTTTTAAATTCGAGTTTTGTGAGATGGGAACATGGCAGCACCTAGGCCATAAGAGCTACAGCAAGGTCCACGAACATGTGCCAGCCTCTGGCGAAGAAAGAAATGTAACCAGGGAGGCACCGGCTGGTGTTCTTCGCCAAATTCCAGCACATGTACTACACAATCAAGTGAACAACATACACAtacgatatactccctccattcagaattacttgtcacaaaaatgaacgtatctacaactaaaatacatctagatacattcatttcttggacgagtaattccgaacggagggagtataagcatATAGATAGACACAGCAGAAGCCGGAGCTGCTGCAGTTCTGCGGTTAACTTTTTTTGTTCCATAGTGTAGATGATTCGTCGGGCAAAGCAGGCATGCACCAGCCTCTCCCCCCTAAAATTTGCTAAGAATAGCAGAATTTCTAACTTGCAAAGCTTTTTGCTCTTCTATGTTATGTACCTGGCCTCTGATAAAGCTCCCCCTCCAGCAATACATTGCAGGCAACAATTAATCATCACCACCTCCTCCATCGTCAGCCTCCATGGCGTCATAATCATCTCCATCCGCTTGATTGTCACCAGCATCGTCGGCGTCCATCACTTCTTGCCTTGCAACTACTTCATTGATCGCTTCTATTGCCTGTGATATCCTCGCCTCTGGCACAGGTCTTTCCACCTTCATTGTTTTGAAACTATCCTCGGTGAAGAATGCGGTGAATGGCTTTGTCACCTGCAAGATGATCATGGTTAGTTACATTCACCAAATGTTGTTTTTCTACACAAGCTTCAAAAGAAAGACAGTAGCCATCTCACCTTGAAATAACGGTTTCGCTCTTTGGCACTCTCAACAAGGTTGGTCCAGTGTTTATCTTTCTTCAATGTTGAAGCGGAACCTATTACCTGCATTACACGCTAATTTGTTATTTGGGTATTTACCAACAAAGAATGATAGTTTACACAAATAAGCCAACCCCCGATTGCCAGTGAGATGTAGAATGGGTAGAATACATCAACTCGGGTTATACATCGCACAGCTTGTTCGTCTAAAAGGGAAACTCAGGCACTATAACCTCCATACTGCCACACCGCGTAATCCATGAACAAACATGTACGGTTTGTGTGTCCAATAAAATTAGAACTCGTGTCTGTCTACCAGTGTGTATGCAATGTGCATCATCAAAAAAGACAACATTTGATGTTTGGATAAAGATCACTTACTAGTACAGCAGATCTAGCTCTGGTGATGGCAACATTCATTCGCCGAAAATCAGAAACAAACCCAATATTTTGCTCCTTATTGCATCGAACACATGAAAAAATGACAAGCTCCTTTTCACGGCCCTACATGTGAGCAACAAGATGCCATATTATAATCGCTACAACCTACTACATCACATAGAGCAGATCTGCAATGCATGTTAATAAACTAGTTACCTGGAATCCATCAACGGTGTTTACATCTATAACTTCCTTTGATTGGTCGCCAAAGGTCGACCGGAAATGGTCCTTCAAGAGTTTCACCTGACCCCTGTATGGTGATATAACAGCTACTTGAGAACTAGATTTGAGTTCTGGATAGCGCATGGCCAATTGGTGATATAGGAGGGTTATGAATTCCACTTCATCCTCGTTCACCGTCGAACCACTTCCAGACAGCTGAGATTCAACCCCATCAACATCAAAGAAGCAAAATGGTCCAAAGCAGCTGTAGGAATGCCATGGACGTTTTTTGTTGAGCCCTTCCCCATCTTCTAGGATGCCTTCATAGAATTCTTTTGAAGGGAATACACTAATCTGTTTATTGAATGTATTAATAAAATCAGAAAGCCATCCAGTTTCCAGCTTACATGAATTCAGTGGGATACTACCTCTGGATGCATACGATACTGAATTTTGAGCATTTGCACGGGAAAACCAGCAGCTTGAAATCTCTGGAACAAACTTGTTCGATAACTGATGGATAGCTAGCATTGTATTAGCATTGCAACACGTTAACAGTGTGAATCAATTAAAGAAAAATAAGGGGACGTCTTACCCTAAGTTCTGAGCAGTCTTTGAAATTACAGTTGCAGGCAACTGAACTGGGTCACCAACCTGGTATGAATATCAGAAGTGATAGTGAGGATACAATGTAACCACCGTGAGTAAAATACTCAAGGTACCTTAGGTATCAACATATCAACGGAGTACAGAAGATATGAAACGAAATGGTCAGGAACAGATGGCTAGGTACGGCGTGCGCGTAAACACGTAGAGGAAGAAATGAAAACAAATTTCTACAGAATCTAAGCTAGTGAAATGATTCTAGATTTAATATCCACAAGGACATCGATAATACCATCCTGCTGTTGAGTAAATGAAGTACTTAACTAGTAGTATAGTGATTAGCTATAACACGCTAGTAGTATAGTGATTAGCTACAACACATTGACAAGGAAAAGGTAAACCGCTGAATAGAAGAGATGTGTAAAATCATCTGAGAAAAATAGATTGCGTACAAGAAAAACTTGTCTGCATCCATGAACCAGGGGCACAAGAGTCGCTGGTTCTACCTGAAAACAAAGTGCACATGTCAGATTCAGAAATAATTTGCAAATAGAAGCATAAATGATGCCATTATCAAAGCCTGATAATGTAAAGATAACATGCACACAAAATATACTCACAGCTTGCGCGGCTTCATCAATTATAACAACATCAAAAGCACGAGTCATCCTGGTGAAAATGGCCGATCCACTGAAACTGAGGGTAGAAAACACCTACGAATTTTCCTTGAGAATGAGAATAACATTTTCAAATATTATCAACAAATATTGATAACAACAGATGTCGTACAATAGCTGCTTCGTCAAGAAGTGAAGCTCTAATCCGATCGTATTCACCAGCTCCTCGTCTCCCGCCATCTGATGCCACCCCAGAAAGTTTTTGTTGTATCTGAAAATATATGAACTCGCTATAATTGACACAAGTTAGACAGAATGCTTAGAAACTCAAATCACATACAAGGTAATCCATGGAAACTGCTTTGACAGAATGATGCGCCTTTAGTCCAATACGCACAATCTTGGGATTATAAGTGTTGTTATTTTCATCACGTATTCCTGAAAACATGCAATAACTTTGTTACTTAATTTGCTCATGACCAAAGCAATGATAAGCACGAGCTTACAAACAATAGTATTTGATCACAGACATATGGATGTAAGAATACTCAGTTTTATTAACATTTTTCAGCATCATATGACATAGAGCCAAAAAAAAAACTAACCTGTTTGAAGAACACGCAATACAATCTCATCAAGTGCTGAGTTGGATGGAGCACAGACCAACACGTGGGCACGATACTTGCGATTGGAACTTATGACTTCAGGTTTCTGTCCAGAATTGTTTTAACCATGTAAGGGATGAACCATACACATCCAGACATAATGGCAAATATAGTTAACTACCAAGTATAGAAGAGTACCAGATCATTCCCAGTAGGATAAAAACCATCATCACCATCGACAGGCATAATCAAATCTCGAGGATTTGCACCAATTAGCCATGGAGATGCTTTCATCCAGTTTGCATGCCTATCATGTAAACTCCACAGTAAGATAGTGCTAAGTGCTCACAAATACTTGTAGTAGAATCTTGCAGAATTTCACAACAGAAAACGCAACCAAAAAACACATATAAAAGTTCCCACACAGCACATGAAGGCTTAAGCTAGATGCTGAAGGATCACTATACATGATAGTGCAAATGTAAACCACAGCAATCTTATCCTTCTGATAAAGTATGGTTACACCCATGGATTTGAGGCATCAAAGAAAAACGCGAGTGCCAGAGAGTGAGTAAATGAAAAGCCAGCAACAGATGCAGCAAT encodes the following:
- the LOC123143607 gene encoding probable helicase MAGATAMA 3, translated to MVVSDGLRDSVCENDLLLLSKEKFEEGVNPTAYAFAVVEQRGGKDNLSLRTFVAGEIKNLNVARPVKSLRLQRFASILSTSDSFLWILKMCSLSTILREYSGMHSVASHPFKDLILSASENNRDGDDQKRAWNVPQPLMDYLKTNLNGSQLDAVNAGLSRRSFVLIQGPPGTGKTQTILGLLSAVLHSAPARMQTRGGFDVQKHGPELDIESKHANWMKASPWLIGANPRDLIMPVDGDDGFYPTGNDLKPEVISSNRKYRAHVLVCAPSNSALDEIVLRVLQTGIRDENNNTYNPKIVRIGLKAHHSVKAVSMDYLIQQKLSGVASDGGRRGAGEYDRIRASLLDEAAIVFSTLSFSGSAIFTRMTRAFDVVIIDEAAQAVEPATLVPLVHGCRQVFLVGDPVQLPATVISKTAQNLGYRTSLFQRFQAAGFPVQMLKIQYRMHPEISVFPSKEFYEGILEDGEGLNKKRPWHSYSCFGPFCFFDVDGVESQLSGSGSTVNEDEVEFITLLYHQLAMRYPELKSSSQVAVISPYRGQVKLLKDHFRSTFGDQSKEVIDVNTVDGFQGREKELVIFSCVRCNKEQNIGFVSDFRRMNVAITRARSAVLVIGSASTLKKDKHWTNLVESAKERNRYFKVTKPFTAFFTEDSFKTMKVERPVPEARISQAIEAINEVVARQEVMDADDAGDNQADGDDYDAMEADDGGGGDD